Proteins encoded together in one Variovorax paradoxus EPS window:
- the pcnB gene encoding polynucleotide adenylyltransferase PcnB — MIKTFIDKLLGKSAGGTQGKSRFGKRQEVPAEVHKIDPALVDERAKNVVTTLQQAGYEAYVVGGAVRDLLLGLRPKDFDVATNATPEQVKSLFRRAFIIGRRFRIVHVVYGRGREHEVIEVSTFRAYMDSAAAEQVAGNERTSKGELASMKHAVDASGRVLRDNVWGPQEEDAARRDFTVNAMYYDPANQVVVDYHNGIKDAQKLTLRMIGDPVTRYREDPVRIIRAIRFSAKLAALGFKMEAKTAAPLIESSKLLADVPQSRMFDEMLKLLQTGHAIATIEQLRKLGLATGIYPLLDVVVERADQPFVKAALQDTDRRVGEGKPVAPSFLLACVLWADVRDGWAQRQEGRHGQRPQPPFPALQDAIDDVFNSRIGDVSGRGKLAADMREIWMMQPRFDKRTGSTPYSLVEQARFRAAFDFMRLRADVGEVGEAIAEWWQEFSTADDVRRQDLLEQVRDEQKTRQRVRVRETPPPSKPRSEPAGRQRQGEALVQDSEQDEEVEVEAGAVPPDGEAPAVRKRRRRRKPRTGGGGGEGGGSADGA, encoded by the coding sequence ATGATCAAGACATTCATCGACAAGCTGCTGGGCAAATCCGCCGGCGGCACGCAGGGCAAGAGCCGCTTCGGCAAGCGCCAGGAGGTGCCGGCAGAGGTTCACAAAATCGATCCGGCCCTGGTCGACGAACGCGCGAAGAACGTGGTCACCACGCTCCAGCAGGCGGGCTACGAGGCGTACGTGGTGGGCGGCGCGGTGCGTGACCTGCTGCTGGGCCTGCGTCCGAAAGACTTCGACGTGGCCACCAATGCCACGCCCGAGCAGGTGAAATCGCTGTTTCGCCGCGCCTTCATCATCGGGCGGCGCTTTCGCATCGTGCACGTGGTGTATGGCCGGGGGCGCGAGCACGAGGTGATCGAGGTCTCGACCTTCCGCGCCTACATGGACAGCGCCGCCGCCGAGCAGGTGGCCGGCAACGAGCGCACCAGCAAGGGCGAGCTCGCGAGCATGAAGCATGCGGTGGACGCAAGCGGCCGGGTGCTGCGCGACAACGTCTGGGGTCCGCAGGAAGAAGACGCGGCGCGCCGCGACTTCACCGTCAACGCCATGTACTACGACCCGGCCAACCAGGTGGTGGTCGACTATCACAACGGCATCAAGGACGCCCAGAAGCTCACGCTGCGCATGATCGGCGACCCGGTAACCCGCTACCGCGAAGACCCGGTGCGCATCATTCGCGCCATTCGCTTCTCGGCCAAGCTCGCGGCGCTGGGCTTCAAGATGGAGGCGAAGACCGCCGCGCCGCTGATCGAGTCGAGCAAGCTCCTGGCCGACGTGCCGCAAAGCCGCATGTTCGACGAGATGCTCAAGCTCTTGCAGACCGGCCATGCCATCGCGACGATCGAGCAACTGCGAAAGCTGGGGCTCGCCACCGGCATTTATCCGCTGCTGGACGTGGTGGTCGAGCGCGCCGACCAGCCGTTCGTGAAGGCGGCCCTGCAGGACACCGACCGCCGCGTGGGCGAAGGCAAGCCTGTGGCGCCCAGTTTCCTCTTGGCCTGCGTGCTGTGGGCCGACGTGCGTGACGGCTGGGCCCAGCGCCAGGAAGGCCGGCACGGCCAGCGCCCGCAGCCGCCGTTCCCGGCGCTGCAGGACGCGATCGACGACGTGTTCAATTCGCGCATCGGCGACGTGTCGGGCCGCGGCAAGCTGGCTGCGGACATGCGCGAGATCTGGATGATGCAGCCGCGCTTCGACAAGCGCACCGGCTCCACGCCCTACAGCCTGGTCGAGCAGGCGCGCTTTCGCGCTGCTTTCGACTTCATGCGGCTGCGCGCCGACGTGGGCGAGGTCGGGGAGGCGATTGCCGAGTGGTGGCAGGAATTCAGCACGGCCGACGACGTGCGCCGCCAGGACCTGCTGGAGCAGGTGCGCGACGAGCAGAAGACCCGCCAGCGCGTGCGAGTGCGCGAAACCCCGCCGCCGTCGAAGCCACGCAGCGAGCCGGCCGGCCGGCAGCGCCAGGGTGAAGCCCTGGTCCAGGATTCGGAACAGGACGAAGAAGTCGAAGTCGAGGCTGGCGCCGTGCCGCCCGATGGCGAGGCACCCGCGGTGCGCAAGCGCCGGCGTCGCCGCAAACCCCGGACCGGTGGCGGTGGTGGTGAGGGCGGCGGGAGCGCCGACGGCGCATGA
- a CDS encoding formylglycine-generating enzyme family protein, whose protein sequence is MKQCLLILCLILGSVQAAEVERNSLGMAFVKLPAGEFMMGSDETPEALAAAYPELPKERFTKLGDEGPVHRVRITRSFWMGQHEVTVGQFRRFVEASGYVPESVADGTGGYGWRADYDPATTRRGDAFEGRDVRYSWRNPGFAQSDEHPVVNVTWNDAQALAAWLSKSEGKRYRLPTEAEWEYACRAGTRTRYSAGDDPQSLLRTANVFDARTARYWPRWAPMALKGDDGFAFTAPVGSFAPNAWGLYDMHGNAWEWVADWHGEEYYARSPVDDPQGPAEGTVRVRRGGSWHTWPFYARAAYRNWNAPDTRYTLVGTRLVREQ, encoded by the coding sequence ATGAAACAGTGTCTTCTGATCCTGTGCCTCATCCTGGGCAGCGTCCAGGCTGCCGAGGTCGAACGCAACAGCCTCGGCATGGCCTTCGTCAAGTTGCCGGCCGGCGAATTCATGATGGGCAGCGACGAGACGCCCGAAGCGCTGGCCGCCGCCTACCCCGAGCTGCCGAAGGAGCGTTTCACCAAGCTGGGCGACGAGGGGCCGGTGCATCGCGTGCGCATCACGCGCTCGTTCTGGATGGGTCAGCACGAGGTGACGGTCGGCCAGTTCCGCCGTTTTGTCGAAGCCTCGGGTTACGTGCCGGAGTCGGTCGCCGATGGCACCGGCGGCTACGGCTGGCGCGCCGACTACGACCCGGCCACGACCCGGCGCGGCGATGCCTTCGAAGGGCGGGACGTGCGCTACTCCTGGCGCAACCCGGGCTTTGCACAAAGCGACGAGCACCCCGTCGTCAACGTGACCTGGAACGACGCGCAGGCGCTTGCCGCTTGGCTGAGCAAGTCCGAAGGCAAGCGCTACCGGCTGCCGACCGAGGCCGAGTGGGAATACGCCTGCCGCGCCGGCACCCGCACGCGCTACAGCGCGGGCGACGATCCGCAATCGCTGCTGCGCACGGCCAACGTGTTCGATGCGCGCACCGCCAGGTACTGGCCGCGCTGGGCGCCGATGGCGCTGAAAGGCGACGACGGCTTCGCATTCACCGCGCCGGTCGGCAGCTTCGCGCCGAACGCCTGGGGCCTCTACGACATGCACGGCAATGCCTGGGAGTGGGTGGCCGATTGGCATGGCGAGGAATACTACGCGCGCTCCCCGGTCGACGACCCGCAGGGCCCAGCCGAGGGCACGGTGCGGGTGCGCCGCGGGGGCTCCTGGCACACCTGGCCGTTCTACGCGCGCGCCGCGTACCGCAACTGGAACGCACCGGACACGCGCTACACGCTCGTGGGCACCCGGCTGGTTCGCGAACAGTAA
- a CDS encoding cysteine hydrolase family protein: protein MKTCLIVIDAQESFRQRAYWDESVAAPYFAAQNALIEGAAAAGLPIVRIFHVDEPSDASNPFAVESGHVHPIDGLVPFQAAATFTKHRHSALVNSGLDVWLTENGIRRLIVSGIRTEQCCETTTRHASDLGWEVDYVTDATLTFDMVQPDGQPLLAADIKSRTAAVLAGRFATICSVPQALERAGSVA from the coding sequence ATGAAAACCTGTCTGATTGTGATCGACGCCCAGGAATCGTTCCGCCAGCGCGCCTACTGGGACGAAAGCGTCGCGGCGCCCTACTTCGCCGCCCAGAACGCGCTGATCGAAGGCGCCGCGGCGGCCGGCCTGCCGATCGTGCGCATCTTCCATGTCGATGAGCCCAGCGATGCGAGCAATCCATTTGCCGTGGAATCCGGCCATGTCCACCCAATCGACGGGCTCGTGCCGTTCCAGGCTGCCGCCACCTTCACCAAGCACCGCCACAGCGCGCTGGTCAACAGCGGGCTCGATGTCTGGCTCACCGAGAACGGCATCCGCCGGCTGATCGTGAGCGGCATTCGCACCGAGCAGTGCTGCGAAACCACCACCCGCCACGCCTCGGACCTGGGCTGGGAGGTCGACTACGTGACCGACGCCACGCTGACCTTCGACATGGTGCAGCCCGACGGCCAACCGCTGCTGGCGGCCGACATCAAGTCGCGCACCGCCGCCGTGCTGGCCGGCCGTTTCGCGACGATCTGCAGCGTGCCGCAGGCGCTGGAACGCGCTGGTTCAGTGGCATGA
- a CDS encoding YciI family protein, which translates to MRFMILVKANKDSEAGVMPSTEILTEMGKFNEELVKAGVLLAGEGLHPSSKGARVRCEGSKRTVIDGPFAETKELLAGFWLLQVKSKEEAIEWIKRSPFQEGEIEIRQVFEATDFGDSMTPELLAQEDRLRAESAKRTGAAG; encoded by the coding sequence ATGCGATTCATGATTCTGGTCAAGGCGAACAAGGATTCCGAAGCGGGCGTGATGCCCAGCACCGAAATCCTCACCGAGATGGGCAAGTTCAACGAAGAGCTGGTCAAGGCCGGCGTGCTGCTGGCGGGCGAGGGCCTGCATCCCAGTTCCAAGGGCGCGCGCGTGCGCTGCGAAGGCTCGAAGCGCACCGTGATCGACGGGCCCTTCGCTGAAACCAAGGAACTGCTGGCCGGCTTCTGGCTGCTGCAGGTCAAGTCGAAGGAAGAAGCCATCGAGTGGATCAAGCGCAGCCCCTTCCAGGAGGGCGAGATCGAGATCCGCCAGGTGTTCGAAGCCACCGACTTCGGCGATTCGATGACGCCCGAACTGCTGGCGCAGGAAGACCGCCTGCGGGCCGAATCCGCCAAGCGCACCGGCGCTGCAGGCTGA
- a CDS encoding YciI family protein, with translation MRFMMLMIPHGYETAAPGTMPEDREAMAAMMAYNESLQKAGVLISCDGLHPPSMGARVSFPGRKPKVVDGPFAEVKEVLGGYWVIEVASRAEAIEWATRCPGGENEVIEVRQIQELEDYSPDLQAVAESFPSMQTVKK, from the coding sequence ATGCGATTCATGATGCTGATGATTCCCCACGGCTACGAGACGGCCGCCCCCGGCACGATGCCCGAGGACCGCGAGGCGATGGCCGCGATGATGGCCTACAACGAATCCCTGCAGAAAGCCGGCGTGCTGATCAGCTGCGACGGCCTGCATCCACCCTCGATGGGCGCGCGCGTGAGCTTTCCGGGGCGCAAGCCGAAGGTGGTCGACGGCCCCTTCGCCGAGGTCAAGGAAGTGCTGGGCGGCTACTGGGTCATCGAAGTCGCTTCGCGCGCCGAGGCCATCGAATGGGCCACGCGCTGCCCGGGCGGGGAGAACGAGGTCATCGAGGTGCGGCAGATCCAGGAACTGGAGGATTATTCGCCCGACCTACAGGCCGTGGCCGAGAGCTTCCCGTCGATGCAGACGGTGAAGAAATAG
- the purM gene encoding phosphoribosylformylglycinamidine cyclo-ligase, producing MTSPTPTPLSYKDAGVDIDAGDALIDRIKPLAKKTMREGVLAGIGGFGALFEVPKRYKEPVLVSGTDGVGTKLKLAFEWNMHDTVGIDLVAMSVNDVLVQGAEPLFFLDYFACGKLEIDTAAAVIGGIARGCELSGCALIGGETAEMPGMYPAGEYDLAGFAVGAVEKSKILTGQNVKPGDVVLGLASAGVHSNGFSLVRKVIERAGTDLPATLDGKPFREAVMEPTHLYVKPVLEALAKHPIKALAHITGGGLLENIPRVLPEGTAAHLKKGSWPQTELFAWLQKVAGIDDIEMNRTFNNGIGMVVVIDAAEAAACAATLRASGEKVHEIGVIAERGAGAAVVVG from the coding sequence ATGACCTCCCCTACGCCCACCCCGCTCAGCTACAAGGATGCCGGTGTCGATATCGATGCCGGCGACGCGCTGATTGACCGCATCAAGCCCCTGGCCAAGAAGACCATGCGCGAAGGCGTGCTGGCCGGCATCGGCGGTTTCGGCGCCCTGTTCGAGGTGCCCAAGCGCTACAAGGAGCCGGTGCTGGTGAGCGGCACCGACGGCGTGGGCACCAAGCTCAAGCTGGCTTTCGAGTGGAACATGCACGACACCGTCGGCATCGACCTCGTGGCCATGAGCGTCAACGACGTGCTGGTGCAGGGCGCCGAGCCGCTCTTCTTCCTCGACTACTTCGCCTGCGGCAAGCTCGAGATCGACACCGCGGCAGCGGTCATCGGCGGCATCGCGCGCGGCTGCGAGCTCTCGGGCTGCGCGCTCATCGGCGGCGAAACCGCCGAAATGCCCGGCATGTACCCCGCTGGCGAGTACGACCTGGCGGGCTTCGCAGTCGGTGCGGTCGAAAAATCGAAGATCCTTACCGGCCAGAACGTCAAACCCGGCGACGTGGTGCTCGGCCTGGCCTCGGCCGGCGTGCATTCCAACGGCTTCAGCCTGGTACGCAAGGTGATCGAGCGCGCGGGCACCGACCTGCCCGCCACGCTGGACGGCAAGCCCTTCCGCGAAGCCGTGATGGAGCCCACCCACCTCTACGTGAAGCCGGTGCTCGAAGCGCTGGCCAAGCACCCGATCAAGGCACTCGCCCACATCACCGGCGGCGGCCTGCTCGAGAACATTCCGCGCGTGCTGCCCGAGGGCACCGCCGCTCATCTCAAGAAGGGCAGCTGGCCGCAGACCGAGCTTTTCGCCTGGCTGCAGAAGGTCGCCGGCATCGACGACATCGAGATGAACCGCACCTTCAACAACGGCATCGGCATGGTCGTGGTCATCGATGCGGCCGAAGCCGCCGCCTGCGCCGCCACGCTGCGCGCATCGGGCGAAAAGGTGCATGAGATCGGCGTCATCGCCGAGCGCGGCGCAGGCGCCGCGGTGGTCGTGGGCTGA
- a CDS encoding AI-2E family transporter: MAKKPQPTFTAAAPAAPIVRTTASRGVMLASYLLMLGALMLVMWEHLLPGLICVCIGFLLTRWFARLLEKGLLRIPAMRSSAAGWAGVLAVIVVLLAPAALVTLGLSQAREYIVDAPDQYRELLDYTARTVLELRSKLPPDIATYLPEGAAEIQRVIANYLRAQAGSLAMAGRAWLHGLLFSYVGLIVGSLAAVAAAPLRRKPLAEQLHQRVETFGEAFAQIVAAQFWIAAFNTLLTAIFLLFLMPLWGAHLPYTPALITLTFLAGLVPIVGNLVCNSVITLVGLSVSPVTAAACLIFLIVIHKAEYVINAKVVGARTQMSVWELLAVMFVAEAVFGPAGLVAAPLYYAYLKKELQAASLV; this comes from the coding sequence ATGGCCAAAAAGCCGCAACCCACCTTCACCGCCGCCGCACCCGCGGCGCCCATCGTCCGGACCACGGCCTCGCGCGGCGTGATGCTCGCCAGCTATCTGCTGATGCTGGGCGCGCTGATGTTGGTGATGTGGGAGCACCTGCTGCCCGGCCTCATCTGCGTGTGCATCGGCTTCCTGCTCACGCGCTGGTTCGCCCGCCTGCTCGAAAAGGGCCTGCTGCGCATTCCGGCCATGCGCTCCAGCGCCGCAGGCTGGGCCGGCGTACTGGCGGTGATCGTGGTGCTGCTGGCCCCGGCCGCGCTGGTCACGCTGGGGCTGTCGCAGGCGCGCGAGTACATCGTCGATGCGCCTGACCAGTACCGTGAACTGCTCGACTACACCGCCCGCACGGTGCTCGAGCTGCGCTCCAAGCTGCCGCCCGACATCGCGACCTACCTGCCCGAAGGCGCGGCCGAGATCCAGCGCGTGATCGCCAACTACCTGCGCGCGCAGGCCGGCTCGCTCGCGATGGCCGGACGTGCCTGGCTGCACGGGCTGCTCTTTTCCTACGTGGGGCTGATCGTCGGCAGCCTGGCCGCCGTGGCGGCAGCGCCCCTGCGGCGCAAGCCCCTGGCCGAGCAACTGCACCAGCGCGTGGAGACTTTCGGCGAGGCCTTTGCCCAGATCGTGGCGGCCCAGTTCTGGATCGCCGCCTTCAACACGCTGCTGACCGCCATCTTCCTGCTGTTCCTGATGCCGCTGTGGGGCGCCCACCTGCCCTACACGCCGGCGCTCATCACCCTCACCTTCCTGGCGGGGCTGGTGCCGATCGTGGGCAATCTGGTCTGCAATTCGGTGATCACGCTGGTGGGCCTGTCGGTTTCGCCGGTCACGGCGGCGGCCTGCCTGATCTTCCTGATCGTGATTCACAAGGCCGAGTACGTGATCAACGCCAAGGTGGTCGGCGCCCGCACGCAGATGAGCGTGTGGGAGCTGCTCGCGGTGATGTTCGTGGCCGAGGCGGTGTTCGGGCCGGCCGGGCTGGTGGCAGCGCCGCTGTACTACGCGTACCTGAAGAAAGAGCTGCAGGCCGCATCGCTGGTCTGA
- the hda gene encoding DnaA regulatory inactivator Hda yields MKQLALDIGIATGPSFDAFFAGPNEAALRHLQVWVGSAGSPALHSPVPTYLWGEGGSGKTHLLESVRVALREQGASVGWLHAGLLEPPEFDERWGAVLLDDVHLYTAVQQHAAFNWFVNAQTLQRGVVAAGALPPADLPLREDLRTRLGWGHVFHLQVLSETERRAVLRQAADARGVMLSDDVLDFMLHRFSRDLGSLMELLTQLDGYALQTQRAITIPLIRSMLENE; encoded by the coding sequence ATGAAACAGCTCGCGCTCGATATCGGCATTGCGACGGGCCCCAGCTTCGACGCCTTTTTTGCCGGCCCCAACGAGGCGGCGCTGCGCCACCTGCAAGTGTGGGTGGGCAGCGCCGGCAGCCCCGCGCTGCACTCGCCGGTGCCCACCTATCTTTGGGGCGAAGGCGGCAGTGGCAAGACCCATCTGCTCGAATCGGTGCGTGTCGCACTGCGCGAGCAGGGCGCGAGCGTGGGCTGGCTGCACGCCGGCCTGCTCGAGCCGCCCGAGTTCGACGAGCGCTGGGGCGCCGTGCTGCTCGACGACGTGCACCTCTACACCGCCGTGCAGCAGCACGCGGCCTTCAACTGGTTCGTCAACGCCCAGACCCTGCAGCGCGGCGTGGTCGCCGCCGGCGCGCTGCCGCCGGCCGACCTGCCGCTGCGCGAAGACCTGCGCACCCGCCTGGGGTGGGGCCATGTGTTCCACCTGCAGGTGCTCAGCGAAACCGAACGCCGCGCGGTGTTGCGCCAGGCGGCGGATGCGCGCGGCGTGATGCTGTCCGACGACGTGCTCGATTTCATGCTGCACCGCTTCAGCCGCGACCTCGGCAGCCTGATGGAACTGCTCACGCAGCTCGACGGCTACGCGCTCCAGACACAACGCGCGATCACCATCCCGTTGATCCGATCCATGCTCGAAAACGAATAA
- a CDS encoding DJ-1/PfpI family protein, protein MTALRVLILAYDGVEALDFAGPFEVFTTASRVSQRLQPGTAAPFEVASVALTSPGRPVQARAGLQLLADHTVASNPAADVLIVPGGVVDAPMASPETLRWIADCAAGAQIVASVCTGVFLLARSGVVTQEAVTTHWEDIADLRAQFPKLDVRDDERWVDTGRIVSSAGISAGIDMSLHLVERLAGRALAERTARQMDYAWTHNSSHPSA, encoded by the coding sequence ATGACCGCGTTGCGCGTGCTGATCCTGGCCTACGACGGCGTCGAGGCGTTGGATTTCGCCGGCCCCTTCGAGGTGTTCACCACCGCCAGCCGCGTCAGCCAGCGCCTGCAGCCGGGCACGGCGGCGCCGTTCGAAGTCGCGTCGGTCGCGCTCACGTCGCCCGGCCGGCCCGTACAGGCGCGAGCCGGCCTGCAACTGCTCGCCGACCACACCGTCGCAAGCAACCCGGCCGCCGACGTGCTGATCGTTCCCGGCGGCGTGGTCGATGCGCCGATGGCGAGCCCCGAAACCCTGCGCTGGATCGCCGATTGCGCGGCCGGCGCGCAGATCGTCGCCTCGGTCTGCACCGGCGTCTTCCTGCTCGCCAGGAGCGGCGTGGTCACGCAGGAGGCCGTCACCACGCACTGGGAAGACATCGCCGACCTGCGCGCGCAATTCCCGAAACTCGACGTGCGCGACGACGAGCGCTGGGTCGACACCGGCCGCATCGTCAGTTCGGCCGGGATCAGCGCAGGCATCGACATGAGCCTGCACCTGGTCGAGCGCCTCGCAGGCCGCGCGTTGGCCGAACGCACCGCGCGCCAGATGGACTACGCATGGACGCACAACAGCAGCCACCCATCCGCGTAG
- the folK gene encoding 2-amino-4-hydroxy-6-hydroxymethyldihydropteridine diphosphokinase: MSASDQPKDGKKNPKASDKAKAAPSRAGGAKPPSAGARKGPPGGPPARRAPARAPTSRPRGPREDYPTVQAFVAIGANLGDAEASVKAAMAAIGALQRTTVTARSSLYRSEPVDAEGPDFVNAVVAVRTGLDAEQFLVALQRLETQAGRERPFPNAPRTLDLDLLMHGNSVMDTPTLTLPHPRMRERAFVLKPLAEIAPDKVPRAALARVTGQVVKRIV, translated from the coding sequence ATGAGCGCGTCCGACCAGCCGAAGGACGGCAAGAAGAACCCCAAGGCCAGTGACAAGGCCAAGGCCGCTCCGTCGCGCGCGGGTGGTGCGAAGCCCCCGTCGGCAGGTGCCAGGAAAGGCCCGCCCGGCGGTCCCCCCGCACGCCGTGCGCCTGCCCGTGCCCCCACGAGCCGCCCCCGCGGCCCGCGCGAGGACTACCCGACCGTGCAGGCCTTCGTCGCCATCGGCGCCAACCTGGGCGATGCCGAGGCTTCGGTGAAGGCTGCCATGGCCGCCATCGGCGCGCTGCAGCGCACCACGGTGACCGCCCGCTCGTCGCTCTACCGCAGCGAACCGGTGGATGCCGAAGGCCCGGATTTCGTCAACGCCGTGGTGGCCGTGCGAACCGGCCTGGATGCCGAGCAATTCCTCGTGGCATTGCAGCGCCTGGAGACGCAGGCCGGCCGCGAAAGGCCGTTTCCCAACGCGCCGCGCACGCTCGACCTGGACCTCCTGATGCATGGCAATTCGGTGATGGACACGCCTACGCTGACCCTGCCGCATCCCCGCATGCGCGAACGCGCCTTCGTTCTGAAGCCGCTCGCGGAGATCGCCCCGGACAAGGTGCCGCGCGCGGCGCTGGCCCGCGTCACGGGCCAGGTGGTCAAGCGCATCGTCTGA
- a CDS encoding RNA polymerase sigma factor — translation MESAKIIATVARMVRDVGLAEELAQDALVAALEQWPGAGVPDNPAAWLTQVAKHRALDRLRHGQLAERKAPKIGRELDAQHEMAQADFAEAVDAAIDDDIGDDLLRLVFTACHPVLSTEARVALTLRLMGGLTTDEIARAFLVQEATVAQRIVRAKRTLLEARVPFEVPRRHELEARLASVLEVLYLIFNEGYSATAGDDWMRPALCDEAMRLGRIVAGLVPDASEVHGLVALMEIQASRTAARVGASGEPVLLLEQNRARWDQMLIRRGLAGLARAEALGALGPYALQAAIAACHGRARTAEETDWPRIAALYDALAELAPSPIVELNRAVALSMAFGPAAGLEVVDALMDEPALKGYHLLPTVRGDLLFKLGRRDEARKEFDRAASLTRNTREQALLRARARACTA, via the coding sequence ATGGAATCGGCCAAGATCATCGCCACCGTCGCGCGCATGGTGCGCGACGTGGGCCTGGCCGAAGAACTGGCGCAGGACGCCTTGGTCGCCGCGCTGGAGCAATGGCCCGGGGCCGGCGTGCCCGACAACCCCGCCGCCTGGCTCACGCAGGTGGCCAAGCACCGCGCTCTCGACCGCTTGCGCCACGGCCAGCTGGCCGAACGCAAGGCGCCCAAGATCGGCCGCGAACTCGACGCGCAGCACGAGATGGCGCAGGCCGATTTCGCCGAAGCGGTCGATGCGGCCATCGACGACGACATCGGCGACGATTTGCTGCGCCTCGTCTTCACCGCCTGCCACCCGGTGCTTTCGACCGAGGCGCGCGTGGCGCTCACATTGCGGCTGATGGGCGGCCTCACGACCGACGAGATCGCCCGCGCCTTCCTGGTGCAGGAGGCCACTGTGGCGCAGCGCATCGTGCGCGCCAAGCGCACCCTGCTCGAGGCGCGCGTGCCTTTCGAGGTGCCGCGCCGCCACGAGCTCGAAGCGCGTCTGGCTTCGGTGCTCGAGGTGCTCTACCTGATCTTCAACGAGGGCTACTCGGCCACCGCCGGCGACGACTGGATGCGTCCCGCGCTCTGCGATGAGGCGATGCGCCTGGGCCGCATCGTGGCCGGGCTGGTACCCGACGCGTCGGAGGTGCACGGCCTCGTGGCGCTGATGGAAATCCAGGCCTCCCGCACGGCTGCGCGCGTCGGCGCCTCGGGCGAACCGGTGCTGCTGCTCGAACAGAACCGCGCGCGCTGGGACCAGATGCTGATCCGCCGCGGCCTCGCGGGACTCGCGCGGGCGGAGGCGTTAGGCGCACTGGGCCCCTACGCCTTGCAGGCCGCCATCGCCGCCTGCCACGGCCGCGCGCGCACCGCCGAGGAGACCGACTGGCCGCGCATCGCCGCGCTCTACGACGCGCTGGCCGAACTTGCACCGTCACCCATCGTCGAACTCAATCGCGCGGTCGCGCTGTCGATGGCCTTCGGGCCGGCGGCGGGGCTCGAGGTGGTCGATGCGCTCATGGACGAGCCGGCGCTCAAGGGCTACCACCTGCTGCCGACGGTGCGCGGCGATCTGCTCTTCAAGCTCGGCCGCCGCGACGAGGCGCGCAAGGAATTCGACCGCGCCGCCTCGCTCACGCGCAACACCCGCGAACAGGCGTTGCTGCGGGCGCGTGCGCGGGCCTGCACGGCCTAA
- a CDS encoding GlxA family transcriptional regulator encodes MDAQQQPPIRVVFVLLPGSLVLDWAGPAEALRIANQRLVASGRPERFAIEFASPRPTSMASVGVALAGLSPLPAQWDGPAWVVLVGLTGQTIAIDNPETQDLLHWLRGQRFERGRVELVTVCAGAVLAAHAGALAGRRATTHHHHLDELRAVEPRCDVVSNRVFVIDPPLYSSAGVTTGIDLVLHRIAETCGEALAAQVAQTMVVALRRGPHDPELSPFLAYRNHLHAALHRVQDAVSEQPQAEWSVPRMAQVAHTSARHLTRLFVEHAGVAPLAYLRRLRLAAAQLALSSGASVTRAAELSGFGSDTQLRRAWHQFGLPGSPSEANTALKT; translated from the coding sequence ATGGACGCACAACAGCAGCCACCCATCCGCGTAGTTTTCGTGCTGCTCCCCGGCAGCCTCGTGCTCGACTGGGCCGGGCCGGCCGAGGCGCTGCGGATCGCGAACCAGCGGCTCGTGGCGTCGGGCCGGCCCGAGCGTTTCGCGATCGAGTTCGCCAGCCCGCGGCCGACGTCCATGGCCTCGGTCGGCGTCGCGCTCGCCGGGCTCTCGCCGCTGCCCGCGCAATGGGACGGCCCCGCCTGGGTCGTGCTCGTCGGCCTGACCGGCCAGACCATCGCCATCGACAACCCCGAGACACAGGACCTGCTGCACTGGCTGCGCGGCCAGCGTTTCGAGCGCGGCCGCGTCGAGCTGGTCACGGTCTGCGCGGGAGCGGTGCTGGCGGCGCATGCCGGCGCGCTCGCGGGGCGGCGCGCCACCACACACCACCATCACCTGGACGAGTTGCGCGCGGTGGAGCCGCGCTGCGACGTGGTGAGCAACCGCGTGTTCGTGATCGATCCGCCGCTCTACAGCAGCGCGGGCGTCACGACCGGCATCGACCTCGTGCTGCATCGCATCGCCGAGACCTGCGGCGAAGCGCTCGCGGCGCAAGTGGCGCAGACGATGGTGGTGGCGCTGCGGCGCGGCCCGCACGACCCGGAGCTCTCGCCCTTTCTGGCCTACCGCAACCACCTGCACGCCGCACTGCACCGCGTGCAGGACGCCGTGAGCGAACAGCCGCAGGCCGAATGGAGCGTGCCGCGCATGGCCCAGGTAGCCCACACCTCGGCGCGGCACCTCACGCGGCTCTTCGTGGAGCATGCGGGCGTGGCGCCGCTGGCCTATTTGCGGCGGCTGCGGCTCGCGGCGGCGCAACTGGCGCTGTCGTCGGGCGCGAGCGTCACGCGTGCGGCGGAGCTGTCGGGCTTCGGCTCCGACACGCAACTGCGGCGGGCGTGGCACCAGTTCGGATTGCCCGGCTCGCCGTCGGAAGCGAACACCGCACTGAAGACTTAG